The proteins below are encoded in one region of Armatimonadota bacterium:
- the pheA gene encoding prephenate dehydratase: MRVAFQGERGAFSEEAARHHFGEVDAVPHRSLRDVFQSVADASCEAGIVPVENSEAGSINETYDLLLQFHHALQIAGESTLRVSHCLLGLPGTRIDDVRRVYSHPQALAQCDVYLSRLGVELVPFYDTAGSAQMLARERPADAAAVASRRAAQLYGLVILAEDIEANPMNYTRFLSIRREPPPRRDPSKTSIVFATEHRPGALYRAMGTLAQRGLNLTKLESRPAKHTVWEYVFYVDFEGHADDPRVQHALTALRKECAWAIVLGSYPAAR, translated from the coding sequence TGCCCGCCACCACTTCGGCGAGGTGGACGCGGTCCCGCACCGCTCTCTCCGCGACGTCTTTCAGTCCGTGGCCGACGCGAGCTGCGAGGCCGGGATCGTCCCGGTGGAGAACTCCGAGGCCGGGAGCATCAACGAGACGTACGACCTGCTGCTGCAGTTCCACCACGCGCTGCAGATCGCGGGAGAGTCCACTCTGCGCGTGTCGCACTGCCTGTTGGGGCTACCCGGCACGCGGATCGACGACGTGCGCCGTGTGTACTCCCATCCCCAGGCACTGGCCCAATGCGACGTGTACCTGTCGCGGCTGGGCGTCGAGTTGGTCCCCTTCTACGACACCGCTGGGTCGGCGCAGATGCTGGCACGCGAGCGGCCGGCGGACGCGGCCGCGGTGGCCAGCCGTCGGGCCGCCCAGCTGTACGGCTTGGTAATCCTCGCCGAGGACATCGAGGCCAACCCGATGAACTACACGCGCTTCCTGTCGATCCGCCGTGAACCGCCACCCCGACGCGATCCCAGCAAGACGTCGATCGTCTTCGCCACCGAGCACCGACCCGGCGCGCTGTATCGGGCGATGGGCACTCTCGCGCAGCGCGGCCTGAATCTCACGAAGCTGGAGTCGCGGCCGGCCAAGCACACGGTGTGGGAGTACGTCTTCTACGTCGACTTCGAGGGGCACGCCGACGACCCCCGGGTCCAACACGCACTGACCGCCCTGCGCAAGGAGTGCGCGTGGGCCATCGTGCTGGGCTCCTACCCGGCGGCGCGATGA
- the thrC gene encoding threonine synthase translates to MSSQRHPAGRASSAWDASTPWPGVLAAFADRLPVTERTPALTLLEGNTPLVRSVSMGRDLPGAELWFKCEGLNPTGSFKDRGMVVAVAKGAEAGSRGVICASTGNTAASAAAYAARAGLQCIVVLPEGTVAAGKLAQARMHGATVATIPGGFDQALELVREAAPRGNLTLVNSVNPYRIEGQKTAAFEIHRALGRAPDVVALPVGNAGNITAYWRGFCEILPPGDRPRMWGFQAEGAAPIVRGHPVDAPQTVATAIRIGRPASWQGALTAAAESGGLIAEVSDGEILDAQSRLAREEGLFVEPASAASVAGLLRTMREGVRVEGTVVAVLTGHGLKDPASAERGAQPIRVAPTVEAILGLLALAKTASSVGCHKAAGGSPTHDRRMRYTSDSRCCRSVCWV, encoded by the coding sequence GTGAGTTCCCAGCGGCACCCCGCGGGCCGGGCTTCCTCCGCTTGGGATGCGTCGACACCGTGGCCCGGCGTGCTGGCTGCGTTCGCGGACCGACTTCCGGTTACCGAACGCACGCCCGCCCTGACGCTGCTGGAGGGCAACACGCCCCTGGTCCGGTCCGTCTCCATGGGACGAGACCTGCCGGGGGCCGAGCTGTGGTTCAAGTGTGAGGGACTCAACCCCACGGGGTCATTCAAGGATCGGGGGATGGTCGTCGCCGTGGCCAAGGGAGCGGAAGCCGGAAGCCGAGGAGTGATCTGCGCGTCCACCGGCAACACCGCGGCGTCGGCGGCGGCCTACGCGGCGCGGGCCGGACTGCAATGCATCGTCGTGCTCCCGGAAGGGACGGTCGCCGCCGGAAAGCTGGCCCAGGCACGTATGCACGGGGCGACCGTCGCGACGATCCCAGGGGGGTTCGATCAGGCGCTGGAACTCGTGCGCGAGGCGGCGCCGCGGGGCAACCTGACTCTGGTGAACTCCGTGAATCCGTACCGGATCGAGGGACAGAAGACCGCGGCCTTTGAGATCCACCGGGCGCTGGGACGTGCTCCGGACGTCGTGGCCCTGCCGGTGGGCAACGCCGGCAACATCACTGCGTACTGGCGCGGGTTCTGCGAGATCCTGCCCCCGGGCGACAGACCCCGGATGTGGGGGTTCCAGGCGGAGGGAGCGGCACCGATCGTGCGTGGCCACCCGGTGGACGCCCCGCAGACCGTGGCGACCGCGATCCGCATCGGCAGACCCGCCTCCTGGCAGGGGGCGTTGACCGCTGCGGCGGAGTCCGGGGGCCTCATCGCCGAGGTCAGCGACGGAGAGATTCTCGACGCACAGTCGCGCCTGGCCCGCGAGGAGGGGTTGTTCGTCGAGCCGGCGTCGGCAGCCTCGGTTGCGGGGCTGTTGCGCACGATGCGCGAGGGGGTTCGGGTGGAGGGGACCGTCGTCGCGGTGCTCACCGGCCACGGGCTGAAAGACCCCGCATCCGCCGAACGCGGTGCCCAACCGATCCGCGTGGCACCGACGGTCGAGGCAATCCTCGGCCTGCTCGCTTTGGCCAAGACGGCATCGTCGGTCGGCTGCCATAAGGCCGCGGGCGGTTCTCCGACGCACGACCGCCGGATGCGCTACACTTCGGATTCAAGATGCTGCAGATCGGTCTGTTGGGTCTAG
- a CDS encoding homoserine dehydrogenase, giving the protein MLQIGLLGLGNVGTAVLRRLRAFAVELAHRAGTPLSVRRVAVAHPDRPRAVELERGLLTADAWEVVRDPHVDVVVELIGGIEPARGYVLEALRRGKSVVTANKQLMANRGRELLQAAESSGADLFFEGSVAGGVPIIRTIKESLAGDRIHEIAAILNGTTNYILTRMHEEGLSFGEALSEAQRMGFAESDPSDDVEGHDAAAKIAILATVAFNSRVVRSDVHCEGIGAISPREVAYARDLGYTIKLLAHAADRPEGMEAAVFPALVPSSHPLASVRHERNAVWMRAEAAGEIVISGRGAGGDPTASAVLSDLVAVARNRSHNAHGRVACTCYCDKPVRSASERLTSVCLVLRVADRPGVFAQVAAAFAEEGVSLHSIVQQNRGAEADVVLRTHPATERSLRAVLRRLGAMEVVAGISPLLRVLDGARPGP; this is encoded by the coding sequence ATGCTGCAGATCGGTCTGTTGGGTCTAGGAAACGTCGGGACCGCCGTCCTGCGACGTCTGCGCGCTTTTGCCGTGGAGCTGGCACACCGCGCCGGAACGCCGCTGTCCGTGCGCCGCGTGGCGGTCGCACACCCCGATCGGCCGAGGGCCGTCGAGCTCGAACGCGGCCTGTTGACAGCCGACGCCTGGGAAGTCGTGCGCGACCCGCACGTCGACGTCGTCGTAGAACTCATCGGCGGCATCGAACCCGCGCGCGGCTACGTCCTCGAAGCGTTGCGCCGCGGGAAGTCGGTGGTCACGGCCAACAAGCAGTTGATGGCCAACCGCGGCCGCGAGCTGTTGCAGGCTGCCGAATCGTCCGGTGCGGATCTGTTCTTCGAGGGCAGCGTGGCCGGCGGTGTCCCGATCATCCGCACGATCAAGGAGTCACTGGCCGGAGATCGGATCCACGAGATCGCCGCGATCCTCAACGGGACGACGAACTACATCCTCACCCGCATGCACGAAGAGGGGCTCTCGTTCGGCGAGGCGCTCAGCGAGGCGCAGCGCATGGGGTTCGCGGAGAGCGACCCGAGTGACGACGTCGAGGGGCACGACGCCGCGGCGAAGATCGCAATCCTGGCCACGGTGGCGTTCAACAGCCGGGTGGTCCGCAGCGACGTGCACTGCGAGGGGATCGGGGCGATCTCGCCGCGCGAGGTGGCCTACGCGCGCGACCTGGGATACACGATCAAGCTGCTGGCGCATGCCGCGGACCGCCCCGAGGGGATGGAGGCGGCGGTGTTCCCCGCACTCGTGCCCTCCTCCCATCCCCTGGCGTCGGTCCGCCACGAGCGCAACGCGGTGTGGATGCGGGCGGAGGCTGCGGGCGAGATCGTAATCTCCGGACGCGGCGCCGGCGGCGATCCGACGGCTTCGGCGGTGCTGTCGGACCTCGTGGCGGTGGCGCGCAACCGCAGCCACAACGCACACGGCCGCGTCGCGTGTACCTGCTACTGTGACAAGCCGGTGCGGTCGGCCTCCGAGCGTCTGACGTCGGTCTGCCTGGTGCTGCGCGTGGCCGACCGGCCCGGCGTCTTCGCGCAGGTCGCGGCGGCGTTTGCAGAAGAAGGCGTCAGTCTGCACTCGATCGTCCAGCAGAACCGGGGCGCGGAGGCGGACGTCGTCCTGCGCACACATCCGGCGACGGAGCGGTCCCTGCGGGCTGTCCTGCGGCGCCTCGGTGCGATGGAGGTCGTCGCAGGCATCAGTCCGCTGCTGCGGGTCCTCGACGGGGCACGTCCGGGGCCTTGA
- a CDS encoding aspartate kinase, with translation MRIVQKYGGSSVATPDRMRHVARRIAQTRRGGAQVAVVVSAPGDTTDDLLARAREVTDRPCRRELDVLLATGEQLAAALLTMALHAEGEAATSLVGWQVRILTEPVHTRARILDVERGRLLDELGRGRIPVVAGFQGVSAAGEITTLGRGGSDTTAVAVAAALGADVCEIYTDVAGVHTADPRLVPEARRLPRLTYDEMLEMASSGAVVVHVRAAEYAKTHRVRLHVRSTFEEGDGTFVGEEPMEPIRSVNAVTHDLDVCKITVEDLPDIPGVAHRLFGVLAEAHVNVDMIVQTASRSGRADISFTVGGQDARTAVESAERVARELGATRVQGETGVAKVSVVGAGMVSNPGVAATMFGALAAERINIQMISTSEIKISCVIDAEEVARAVRALHRAFGLQDG, from the coding sequence GTGCGGATCGTCCAGAAGTACGGGGGTTCTTCGGTCGCCACGCCGGACCGCATGCGGCACGTGGCGCGCCGCATCGCGCAAACGCGGCGCGGTGGCGCGCAGGTCGCCGTCGTGGTGTCCGCACCGGGGGACACGACCGACGACCTGCTGGCGCGAGCCCGCGAGGTCACGGATCGCCCTTGCCGGCGCGAGCTCGACGTGCTGCTGGCGACCGGCGAGCAGCTGGCGGCGGCGCTGCTGACGATGGCGCTGCACGCGGAGGGGGAGGCGGCCACCTCACTCGTCGGATGGCAGGTGCGCATCCTGACGGAGCCGGTCCACACCCGGGCCCGGATCCTCGACGTGGAGCGCGGGCGCCTGCTCGACGAGCTCGGCCGCGGCCGGATCCCGGTGGTCGCTGGTTTCCAGGGCGTGTCGGCTGCGGGCGAGATCACGACGCTGGGGCGCGGCGGATCCGACACCACCGCCGTCGCGGTCGCCGCGGCGCTGGGTGCCGACGTCTGCGAGATCTACACGGACGTCGCCGGTGTGCACACCGCCGACCCGCGTCTGGTGCCCGAGGCTCGCAGGCTGCCGCGGCTGACCTACGACGAGATGCTCGAGATGGCGTCCTCGGGGGCGGTAGTGGTCCACGTCCGCGCGGCCGAGTACGCGAAGACCCACCGTGTCCGCCTGCACGTGCGCAGCACGTTCGAAGAAGGCGACGGCACGTTCGTCGGGGAGGAACCCATGGAGCCCATCCGCTCCGTCAACGCCGTGACGCACGACCTCGACGTTTGCAAGATCACCGTGGAAGACCTGCCGGACATCCCCGGCGTGGCCCACCGGTTGTTCGGGGTGCTGGCGGAGGCCCACGTCAACGTGGACATGATCGTGCAGACCGCCAGCCGCAGCGGGCGCGCCGACATCTCCTTCACGGTGGGCGGCCAGGACGCCCGCACCGCCGTGGAGTCCGCCGAACGGGTGGCCCGGGAACTCGGCGCGACCCGGGTCCAAGGCGAGACCGGGGTGGCCAAGGTCTCCGTCGTGGGCGCGGGCATGGTCAGCAACCCCGGCGTGGCGGCGACGATGTTCGGGGCGCTGGCCGCCGAGCGAATCAACATCCAGATGATCAGCACCTCAGAGATCAAGATCTCCTGCGTGATCGACGCCGAGGAGGTGGCCCGCGCGGTGCGGGCGCTGCATCGGGCGTTCGGGCTCCAAGACGGTTAG
- a CDS encoding NCS2 family permease has translation MAEAVREPAAAGGWLENTFRLSERGTTATTEIRAGLATFMVMAYIIFVNPSILGQIADPTGERLAFPAVLTVTCLTAGILSILMGLWSNYPFALAPGMGLNAVVAFQLVGSLKLTWPQAMTVIFLEGLVILLLVLTRFREAVMDAIPMSLKRAIGVGIGLFIALIGFVNAGFVVPGQGVPVSLGHLRALPITVFVVGLLITGWLLARRVKGALLWGILLTTAVAIVANYLWGGGRAFGASAVLPAQWIGAPQGLVGDGRIFGRVDFAFFATLGVATAVLVVFSIMLADFFDTMGTVVGISSEAGFLDERGKLPGIRRVLVVDSLGAAFGGFANSSSNTTYIESAAGVAEGGRTGLTSVVVGVLFLLAMFLNPLAGIIPAQATAPALILVGFFMMTIVKDIPWANYDEAIPAFVTMLVMPFTYSITNGIGAGFIVYTVLKLLSGKIREVHPLMLVSSLAFVIYFLNPA, from the coding sequence TTGGCAGAAGCCGTTCGGGAGCCGGCAGCCGCGGGCGGGTGGCTGGAGAACACGTTCCGTCTGAGCGAACGCGGGACCACCGCGACCACCGAGATCCGCGCGGGGTTGGCGACGTTCATGGTCATGGCTTACATCATCTTCGTCAACCCCAGCATCCTGGGACAGATCGCCGACCCCACGGGCGAGAGGCTGGCGTTTCCGGCCGTGCTCACCGTCACGTGCCTGACCGCCGGGATCCTCTCGATCCTCATGGGCCTGTGGTCGAACTACCCGTTCGCCCTGGCGCCCGGCATGGGTCTCAACGCGGTCGTGGCGTTCCAGCTGGTGGGATCGCTCAAACTGACCTGGCCGCAGGCGATGACGGTCATCTTTCTGGAAGGCTTGGTCATCCTGCTGCTGGTGCTGACGCGGTTCCGGGAGGCGGTGATGGATGCCATCCCGATGTCGCTGAAGCGCGCGATCGGGGTGGGCATTGGGCTGTTCATCGCGCTGATCGGATTCGTCAACGCGGGCTTCGTCGTCCCGGGGCAGGGGGTCCCGGTCAGCTTGGGCCACCTGAGGGCGCTGCCGATCACGGTCTTCGTCGTCGGTCTGTTGATCACCGGGTGGCTGCTCGCCCGCCGCGTGAAGGGCGCCCTGCTGTGGGGGATCCTGCTGACGACCGCCGTTGCGATCGTCGCGAACTACCTGTGGGGAGGCGGGCGCGCGTTCGGTGCGTCGGCGGTCCTGCCCGCTCAGTGGATCGGCGCGCCGCAGGGGCTGGTGGGCGACGGCCGGATCTTCGGCCGTGTGGACTTCGCCTTCTTCGCCACGCTCGGCGTGGCCACCGCGGTTCTGGTGGTGTTCTCGATCATGCTGGCTGACTTCTTCGACACGATGGGCACGGTCGTGGGCATCAGCAGCGAGGCGGGTTTCCTGGACGAGCGCGGCAAGCTGCCCGGCATCCGGAGAGTCCTGGTTGTGGACTCGCTGGGGGCGGCGTTCGGCGGATTCGCCAACAGCAGCAGCAACACGACCTACATCGAGAGCGCGGCCGGCGTGGCCGAAGGCGGGCGCACCGGCCTGACGTCGGTGGTCGTGGGCGTGCTGTTCTTGCTGGCAATGTTCCTCAATCCGCTGGCCGGCATCATCCCCGCGCAGGCCACCGCGCCGGCGCTGATCCTGGTGGGGTTCTTCATGATGACCATCGTGAAGGACATCCCGTGGGCGAACTACGACGAGGCGATCCCCGCGTTCGTCACGATGCTCGTGATGCCGTTCACCTACTCGATCACCAACGGCATCGGTGCTGGCTTCATCGTCTACACCGTCCTGAAGCTGCTGAGCGGCAAGATCCGAGAGGTACACCCCCTCATGTTGGTCTCGTCGCTGGCGTTCGTGATCTACTTCCTCAACCCAGCCTAG
- a CDS encoding recombinase A, with the protein MAGRLVEVSGAGEGIGLTLAFGLAWDAQRRIEPVAWVTTADNSFFPPDAAQTGVDLQSLVVVRLCDPRSVGRAADRLVRSGAFGLVVLDLGRADLPVPLQARLAGLAHRHLSAVVCLTEKSGEAPSLGPLISLRVQGRRQIVAPGRFRCEARVVKDKRRGPTWEHVEDYVGPDGLY; encoded by the coding sequence GTGGCCGGACGTCTGGTGGAGGTCTCGGGCGCAGGGGAAGGCATCGGGCTCACCCTGGCGTTCGGGCTCGCATGGGATGCGCAGCGGCGGATCGAGCCGGTGGCGTGGGTCACCACCGCGGACAACTCGTTCTTCCCGCCCGACGCGGCGCAGACCGGTGTGGACCTGCAATCCCTGGTCGTGGTTCGGCTCTGTGACCCACGGTCAGTCGGCCGTGCCGCCGACCGGCTGGTGCGGTCAGGCGCGTTCGGGCTGGTGGTGCTGGACTTGGGTCGTGCCGATCTGCCGGTCCCGCTCCAGGCACGCCTCGCCGGCCTCGCTCACAGACACCTCTCCGCCGTCGTCTGCCTGACGGAGAAATCCGGCGAAGCCCCTTCTCTGGGGCCCCTGATTTCCCTGCGGGTGCAGGGCCGGCGGCAGATCGTCGCTCCGGGCCGTTTTCGCTGTGAGGCCCGGGTCGTCAAGGACAAGCGGCGGGGTCCGACCTGGGAGCATGTGGAGGACTACGTTGGGCCGGATGGCCTGTACTGA
- a CDS encoding DNA polymerase Y family protein produces the protein MACTDVRALPLQILLRAHPEWQGCAVAVVEEDAPHSPVLWVNERARRAGILPGLRYATALSLAHDLRAGAVSASEVAHTIETLAVRLRRFAPGIEPSAAEPGVFWLDGSGLDLLYPSPADWARAVRQDLQRVGFRASVAVGFTRFGTYAVARSHDGVIVFDDPYSEQETARRVRLAELDTDPDLRDALDRLGVRTVDDFLRLPLEGVRERFGPQAHRLHQMASGDLPAPLRPLPEVRPVQRRLVLDNPETDRTRLLFAIKRLLAPMLAALGSRGQALVELELRLRPDGARWRTHNIRPASPTLDELRILDLVRLRLESEVGNRGSVGYSEIVLTARGTDAPAEQVGFFPAHPHRDLEAADRALARLRTEFGEAAVVRAVVCDGHLPEAQFAWEPIDAVTLPRPGVGMPAAVRRIFSKPIPLPSPPRDVRDDGWLILGVEGGAVTDLWGPYVVSGGWWRREVHREYYFVRTKRGHLLWVYYDRVRRRWFWHGRVE, from the coding sequence ATGGCCTGTACTGACGTGAGGGCCCTCCCCCTGCAGATCCTGCTGCGGGCGCACCCAGAGTGGCAGGGCTGCGCGGTGGCCGTCGTGGAGGAGGATGCGCCGCACAGCCCGGTACTGTGGGTGAACGAGCGGGCACGGCGCGCGGGCATCCTTCCGGGCTTACGGTACGCCACCGCGCTCTCGCTCGCCCACGATCTGCGCGCCGGTGCGGTTTCGGCATCGGAGGTTGCACACACCATCGAGACGCTCGCTGTGCGGCTGCGAAGGTTTGCGCCGGGCATCGAGCCGTCCGCAGCCGAACCAGGCGTGTTCTGGCTGGACGGCTCCGGACTCGACCTCCTCTATCCGTCGCCGGCCGACTGGGCCAGAGCCGTACGGCAGGACCTCCAGCGAGTGGGATTTCGGGCGTCGGTGGCGGTCGGCTTCACGCGGTTCGGGACGTACGCGGTGGCGCGATCGCACGACGGCGTGATCGTCTTCGACGATCCATACAGCGAGCAGGAGACAGCCCGCAGGGTCCGCCTGGCGGAGCTGGATACGGATCCAGACCTGCGCGACGCGCTCGACAGGCTCGGGGTGCGGACTGTGGACGACTTCCTGCGTCTGCCCCTCGAAGGCGTGCGGGAGCGGTTCGGACCCCAGGCCCACCGTCTGCACCAAATGGCCTCCGGTGACCTCCCGGCGCCGCTGCGCCCGCTTCCGGAAGTCCGACCGGTACAGCGGCGGCTCGTCCTGGACAACCCGGAGACGGACCGGACGCGGCTGCTGTTCGCGATCAAGCGGCTGCTTGCACCGATGCTCGCGGCATTGGGCTCGCGGGGCCAGGCGCTGGTCGAGTTGGAACTGCGGCTGCGACCGGACGGAGCGAGGTGGCGGACGCACAACATCCGGCCGGCCTCACCGACCCTCGACGAACTGCGGATCCTGGACCTCGTGCGCCTGAGGCTGGAATCGGAGGTCGGGAATCGGGGATCTGTCGGATACTCCGAGATCGTGCTCACCGCGCGCGGTACGGATGCTCCAGCCGAGCAGGTCGGGTTCTTTCCTGCTCACCCGCACCGCGACCTAGAAGCGGCCGACCGCGCGCTGGCGCGCCTGCGTACCGAGTTCGGCGAGGCGGCCGTGGTCCGGGCCGTCGTCTGCGACGGGCACCTGCCGGAGGCGCAGTTCGCGTGGGAGCCGATCGACGCCGTCACGCTCCCCCGCCCGGGGGTCGGGATGCCTGCGGCGGTGCGGCGGATCTTCAGCAAGCCGATTCCGCTGCCCTCCCCGCCGCGAGATGTGCGCGACGATGGGTGGCTGATCCTGGGTGTGGAGGGCGGGGCGGTCACCGATCTGTGGGGTCCCTACGTCGTGTCCGGCGGCTGGTGGCGGCGCGAGGTCCACCGGGAGTACTACTTCGTCCGCACGAAAAGAGGGCACCTGCTGTGGGTGTACTACGACCGCGTCCGCCGCCGCTGGTTCTGGCACGGGCGGGTGGAGTAG